In Candidatus Cohnella colombiensis, one DNA window encodes the following:
- the ahpF gene encoding alkyl hydroperoxide reductase subunit F, whose protein sequence is MALDQEIKTQLAQYLQLMEGDVVLKVSAGSDDISNEMLELVNEIASMSTQITIEKTQLPRTPSFSVNRKGEDTGVAFAGIPLGHEFTSLVLALLQVSGRAPKVEQNAIDQIKKIQGEYRFETYVSLSCHNCPDVVQALNLMSILNPGITNTMIDGAAFKDEVESKDILSVPSVYLNGEFFESGRMTLEEILAKIGSAPDASEFANKEPFDVLVVGGGPAGASAAIYSARKGIRTGIVAERFGGQVNDTLGIENFVGTLYTEGPKLVASLEQHVKEYNVDVMNLQRVNRLEKKDLIEVELENGAILKSKTVIVSTGARWRNLGVPGEAELKNKGVAYCPHCDGPLFIGKHVAVIGGGNSGIEAAIDLAGIVGHVTVLEFAPELKADSVLQERLNSLPNATVLKNVQTKEITGTDKVDGISYIDRDTGETHHIELQGVFVQIGLVPNTDWLGDTVERTRMGEIVVNSHGATNLPGVFGAGDCTNSPFKQILISMGSGATAALGAFDYLIRN, encoded by the coding sequence ATGGCACTAGATCAAGAAATTAAAACACAACTCGCACAATACCTTCAGCTCATGGAAGGAGATGTCGTCCTCAAAGTCAGTGCAGGCTCTGATGACATATCTAATGAAATGCTGGAGCTAGTGAATGAAATAGCTAGTATGTCCACCCAGATTACGATTGAGAAAACACAGTTACCTAGAACACCTAGCTTTAGTGTTAATCGTAAAGGCGAAGACACTGGCGTAGCTTTTGCTGGAATTCCGTTGGGTCATGAGTTTACTTCATTAGTGTTGGCGCTACTTCAGGTTAGTGGAAGAGCTCCAAAAGTTGAGCAGAACGCCATTGATCAAATCAAAAAAATTCAAGGCGAATATCGGTTTGAGACTTATGTTAGCTTGAGCTGTCACAATTGTCCTGATGTTGTACAAGCTTTGAACTTAATGAGTATCCTCAATCCTGGCATTACGAATACGATGATTGACGGTGCAGCGTTCAAAGACGAAGTAGAAAGCAAGGACATCCTGTCTGTGCCAAGTGTTTACCTGAATGGAGAGTTCTTCGAAAGTGGTCGTATGACGCTTGAAGAGATTCTTGCCAAGATCGGAAGTGCTCCGGACGCATCAGAGTTTGCGAATAAAGAACCGTTCGATGTGCTTGTTGTTGGCGGTGGTCCTGCCGGCGCTAGCGCTGCGATCTATTCTGCTCGTAAAGGAATTCGCACAGGTATCGTTGCTGAACGCTTTGGCGGACAAGTCAATGATACGTTAGGCATTGAGAACTTTGTAGGTACTCTATATACAGAGGGTCCTAAGCTCGTTGCAAGCCTGGAACAGCATGTGAAAGAGTACAATGTTGATGTGATGAACTTGCAACGTGTCAACCGTTTAGAGAAGAAGGATTTAATCGAAGTTGAGTTGGAGAATGGTGCTATTCTCAAGAGCAAGACTGTAATTGTATCTACAGGAGCGCGTTGGCGGAATCTCGGCGTTCCAGGAGAAGCAGAGCTCAAAAACAAGGGTGTTGCTTACTGTCCACATTGTGATGGTCCATTGTTTATTGGGAAACATGTCGCAGTTATTGGCGGAGGTAATTCTGGGATCGAAGCAGCGATTGACCTCGCAGGGATCGTAGGACATGTAACAGTGCTTGAGTTTGCCCCAGAGCTGAAGGCTGATTCTGTTCTACAGGAGCGGCTTAACAGTCTGCCTAATGCAACTGTCCTCAAGAACGTTCAAACGAAAGAAATTACCGGCACAGACAAGGTTGATGGGATTTCCTATATCGATCGCGATACAGGAGAGACTCATCATATTGAATTGCAGGGTGTATTCGTTCAGATCGGTCTTGTACCTAATACAGATTGGTTAGGCGACACGGTTGAACGCACTCGCATGGGTGAGATCGTAGTTAACAGTCACGGTGCTACTAACTTACCTGGTGTGTTTGGTGCAGGTGACTGTACGAATAGTCCTTTCAAGCAGATCCTCATTTCTATGGGTTCTGGTGCTACTGCAGCATTAGGTGCATTCGATTATCTCATCCGTAATTAA
- the ahpC gene encoding alkyl hydroperoxide reductase subunit C yields the protein MSLIGKEVLPFKASAFHNGKFIDVSEADFKGKWSVVCFYPADFTFVCPTELEDLQNQYETLKNLGVEVYSVSTDTHFTHKAWHASSDAIGKVTYIMIGDPSHVISRNFDVLIEEDGLADRGTFIIDPDGVIQALEINAGGIGRDASALVNKIKAAQYVRNHPGEVCPAKWQEGAATLKPSLDLVGKI from the coding sequence ATGTCACTAATCGGAAAAGAAGTACTACCATTCAAAGCATCTGCATTCCACAACGGTAAGTTTATCGATGTTTCTGAAGCTGACTTTAAAGGGAAATGGAGCGTAGTTTGCTTTTATCCAGCTGACTTTACATTCGTTTGCCCGACTGAGCTCGAAGATCTACAAAACCAATATGAAACACTAAAGAATCTTGGTGTAGAAGTTTATTCCGTTTCAACGGATACCCATTTCACTCACAAGGCATGGCATGCAAGCTCGGATGCCATTGGTAAAGTTACGTATATTATGATCGGTGATCCTTCCCACGTTATCTCCCGCAACTTTGATGTACTGATCGAAGAAGATGGCCTCGCTGATCGCGGTACTTTTATTATTGATCCAGACGGCGTGATCCAAGCATTGGAAATTAACGCTGGTGGCATTGGACGCGACGCAAGTGCGCTTGTCAACAAAATCAAAGCTGCACAATATGTACGGAATCATCCAGGTGAAGTTTGCCCAGCGAAGTGGCAAGAAGGCGCTGCAACACTGAAGCCAAGTCTCGATCTTGTGGGCAAGATATAA
- a CDS encoding SGNH/GDSL hydrolase family protein, with the protein MIYTALGDSITFGENASSMTKGYPHLIGSALQSSSHRVRVNVLARPGWSSGDLLDAVIWNGLPVISQSGVISVWIGGVDLMNTALQSLKSKHPLNLRRTTTDYKRHLSALFTRIKRVSLARIVCCTQYNPFPNSPLAVNSIHQLNQITSEIAHRCGVVVAPTHTWFEDKQADLIYGYHKGKIEDALSGTLPIHPNDRGHHVIAKGLASYLIPPNTKA; encoded by the coding sequence ATGATCTACACAGCACTCGGAGATTCCATTACATTCGGTGAAAACGCATCTTCGATGACTAAAGGTTATCCTCACTTGATTGGTTCTGCTTTACAATCAAGCTCGCATAGAGTTCGGGTGAATGTGCTGGCTCGACCCGGATGGAGTAGCGGTGATCTTTTGGACGCTGTAATTTGGAATGGCCTTCCCGTAATCAGTCAATCAGGCGTTATTTCCGTATGGATCGGTGGAGTCGATTTAATGAACACAGCGCTTCAATCCTTAAAATCGAAACATCCACTAAATTTAAGACGCACGACGACGGACTACAAAAGACATTTAAGTGCCCTTTTCACGCGAATAAAAAGAGTGAGCCTCGCCCGAATCGTTTGCTGTACACAATACAATCCGTTTCCGAACAGCCCTCTCGCGGTTAATTCAATACACCAACTCAATCAGATAACTAGTGAAATCGCCCATCGTTGCGGGGTAGTTGTGGCACCTACTCACACGTGGTTTGAAGATAAACAGGCAGATCTTATTTATGGATACCATAAAGGTAAGATTGAAGATGCTTTAAGCGGTACATTGCCCATTCATCCAAATGATCGCGGGCATCACGTCATTGCTAAAGGACTGGCTAGTTATCTAATCCCTCCAAATACTAAGGCATAA
- a CDS encoding uracil/xanthine transporter: MNNLKTPEIWLAGLQWMFYIFMNTIVIPLSLGEAFELSASETTTLMLSAFILTGIASILQTWLGHGYALMDGQAAIWWGLVLSLCAAAPSIGMSLPEVGGSLVAGFLISGLITLLLGALGFGKVLIKLFNPVVIGVSLFLICIQLILLFFADMIVWDDQGQLQYLATAVTFIVAIIVGVLQVKGSKLVSSFSLLIGIVGGWCVYEWIVPAPSISMAESAPLFSLFPWGALRVDIGIMLTVIVVGLINMANSISGINAAEELYQRKATENNYKRSFMLTGIFSIVAGIFGQLPFGVYASSIGFLESTKILKRTALVIGSVMIIALGLLPAVGAFFAQLPIAVGSAVLFIAYLQMFGTAFRTVQGIRFNSRTIFRLALPILLGVCIMNTDAEVFTSLPVYVQPLLSNGLVMGVLVSILLESTVRWSKYEE; encoded by the coding sequence ATGAACAACTTAAAGACACCTGAGATTTGGTTGGCCGGCTTACAATGGATGTTCTATATCTTCATGAATACGATTGTTATCCCTTTGTCATTGGGAGAAGCTTTCGAGCTGTCTGCCTCAGAGACGACTACGTTGATGCTCAGTGCTTTTATTTTGACGGGAATCGCCTCTATCCTGCAAACTTGGCTAGGACACGGCTACGCTCTTATGGATGGGCAAGCTGCAATATGGTGGGGGTTAGTGCTCAGTCTATGTGCGGCTGCACCTAGTATTGGCATGAGCTTGCCAGAGGTCGGCGGCTCGTTAGTGGCAGGATTTCTGATATCGGGTCTGATCACGCTGCTACTTGGGGCCTTGGGATTCGGTAAAGTGCTCATTAAGCTGTTTAATCCTGTTGTGATCGGTGTTTCTTTATTTTTGATTTGCATTCAACTGATCTTGCTCTTTTTCGCGGATATGATTGTGTGGGATGATCAGGGGCAGCTGCAATACTTGGCGACCGCTGTTACGTTCATTGTGGCAATAATCGTAGGTGTACTGCAGGTGAAGGGATCTAAGCTGGTTAGCAGCTTTTCGCTATTGATCGGGATCGTCGGTGGATGGTGTGTATACGAATGGATCGTGCCAGCTCCCTCGATATCGATGGCTGAGAGTGCGCCGCTGTTTTCCTTGTTTCCATGGGGCGCTTTGCGAGTGGATATTGGTATTATGCTTACGGTTATCGTTGTGGGGCTGATTAATATGGCCAATTCGATATCCGGGATCAATGCTGCAGAAGAGCTATATCAAAGGAAAGCAACTGAAAATAACTACAAGAGATCCTTTATGCTTACGGGTATCTTCTCTATTGTCGCAGGTATATTTGGGCAATTGCCTTTCGGAGTGTACGCCTCCTCGATTGGGTTTTTGGAAAGCACCAAGATTTTAAAGCGTACTGCACTTGTAATTGGCAGTGTGATGATTATTGCGTTAGGACTGCTACCAGCTGTAGGGGCATTTTTTGCACAACTGCCAATTGCAGTGGGTAGTGCCGTATTATTCATTGCGTATTTGCAGATGTTCGGCACAGCTTTTCGAACGGTACAAGGCATACGCTTCAATTCGAGGACAATCTTCCGTCTCGCCCTGCCGATTCTACTCGGTGTATGCATTATGAATACAGATGCCGAGGTGTTTACCAGCCTCCCGGTTTATGTTCAGCCATTGCTTAGCAATGGACTTGTAATGGGTGTACTGGTATCTATCCTGCTGGAGTCGACTGTACGCTGGTCGAAGTATGAAGAATAG
- a CDS encoding response regulator produces MWKVVIVEDEKPILGLHARLLEAYGSFEIVGCFESPFEALKEIPLLEVDALVLDIEMPRMTGLQLAQNLVESGIDVPVIFSTAYQQYAVQAFRVQALDYFLKPMTPNTVKQLDERLQKYYGHKRLQTPKTPLYVQLYGEAYVKKGDHLVKWPTRITEELFYYFLLHENKLCLKWRIIDDLWANIDDKRALSNLYNTIYRMRKLFMELDVPIVIDRINEGYIMSTNNSITLEQKENTDALLLESKGYLWSYGNSNNA; encoded by the coding sequence ATGTGGAAAGTAGTTATCGTAGAGGATGAAAAACCGATTCTAGGACTGCACGCTAGATTGCTTGAAGCCTACGGTTCCTTTGAAATTGTGGGTTGCTTCGAATCTCCCTTCGAAGCATTGAAGGAAATACCGCTGCTAGAGGTAGACGCTCTTGTACTCGACATTGAGATGCCGAGAATGACTGGACTCCAATTGGCTCAAAATCTAGTGGAAAGTGGGATCGACGTACCTGTCATCTTCTCAACCGCATACCAGCAATATGCAGTACAAGCCTTTCGAGTTCAAGCTCTCGATTATTTTTTGAAGCCCATGACCCCGAATACGGTTAAGCAGCTGGATGAACGTCTCCAAAAGTATTATGGTCATAAAAGGCTTCAAACCCCAAAGACTCCACTCTATGTCCAGTTATACGGAGAAGCATATGTTAAAAAAGGGGATCACCTTGTAAAATGGCCTACTCGCATAACGGAGGAACTCTTCTACTATTTTCTGCTTCATGAAAATAAATTGTGTTTGAAGTGGAGAATTATTGATGATCTCTGGGCAAACATTGATGACAAGCGCGCTCTTTCTAATCTGTACAACACGATATACCGGATGCGGAAGCTATTCATGGAGCTAGATGTTCCAATCGTCATCGATCGGATTAACGAAGGATATATTATGAGCACTAACAACAGTATCACTCTTGAACAAAAAGAAAATACAGATGCGCTTTTACTTGAGTCCAAAGGATATTTATGGTCCTATGGAAACTCAAATAATGCTTGA